The proteins below are encoded in one region of Halalkalicoccus jeotgali B3:
- a CDS encoding NADH-ubiquinone oxidoreductase-F iron-sulfur binding region domain-containing protein translates to MTVDRGAVGESPVVRVCSAEDDRHAAVLDAARATASSVPVVEVGPIGTVGIEPVVLVTAEGWTAYHVECSPTQTRTLVERIDEGELPTRDARYVVEHESDTRALPVPETGSLSVGRRGALAPCGWVAPTVPEDYGRLVAEDAREDPGGLCEDVDALGLLGRGRGDARHDAPLASAWEATREAEGEPVVVVNGNEPDPAADADQLLLKSAPVAVLDGALTVAAAVGATDVVVYANEADDLALERCETAADAIDDALGATVQIASGPDEYRAGEPTMALESLEGADRIEARRTPPGPEEHGLFGRPTAIHTPRTLAQLRTALLSPESFDADDADPGTRIVTVVDDADRATVELSTGSSLQTALGAVPAEDFKLACVGGCFGGFTRTLDTPANAQSLDSANLGTNGAVELFDGTRCTVALAGKRARFAREANCGRCVPCREGSKQLVALLREVYDGEYDSGSIRELTRVMRRTSTCYFGRAASRPVTTAMDAFETEFTAHASGQCLAGECTDDQRTRRPESTVES, encoded by the coding sequence ATGACAGTGGACAGGGGAGCGGTCGGCGAATCACCGGTCGTGCGCGTCTGCAGCGCCGAGGACGACCGCCACGCGGCGGTCCTCGACGCGGCGCGCGCGACCGCGTCGAGCGTCCCCGTCGTCGAAGTGGGGCCGATCGGCACCGTCGGGATCGAACCCGTCGTTCTGGTGACCGCCGAGGGCTGGACCGCGTATCACGTCGAGTGCTCGCCGACCCAGACGCGAACGCTGGTCGAGCGGATCGACGAGGGTGAACTACCGACCCGGGACGCCCGGTACGTCGTCGAGCACGAGTCCGACACCCGGGCGCTGCCGGTCCCCGAAACGGGATCGCTGTCGGTCGGCCGGCGGGGCGCGCTCGCGCCTTGTGGCTGGGTCGCGCCGACCGTCCCCGAGGACTACGGGCGGCTGGTCGCAGAAGACGCCCGCGAGGACCCCGGCGGATTGTGCGAGGACGTCGACGCGCTGGGCCTGCTCGGGCGCGGTCGGGGCGACGCCCGCCACGACGCGCCCCTCGCGTCCGCCTGGGAGGCGACCCGCGAGGCGGAGGGCGAGCCGGTGGTCGTCGTCAACGGCAACGAGCCCGACCCGGCCGCCGACGCCGATCAGCTGTTGCTCAAGAGCGCGCCGGTGGCGGTCCTCGACGGGGCGCTCACGGTCGCCGCGGCCGTCGGCGCCACGGACGTGGTCGTCTACGCCAACGAGGCCGACGACCTCGCGCTCGAACGCTGCGAGACGGCCGCCGACGCTATCGACGACGCGCTCGGGGCGACCGTCCAGATCGCGAGCGGCCCCGACGAGTATCGGGCCGGCGAGCCGACGATGGCGCTCGAATCGCTCGAAGGCGCAGACCGGATCGAGGCCCGCCGGACCCCGCCCGGCCCGGAGGAACACGGGCTGTTCGGCCGGCCGACGGCGATCCACACCCCCCGGACGCTCGCACAGCTCCGGACGGCGCTGCTCTCGCCCGAGAGCTTCGACGCCGACGACGCCGATCCCGGCACCCGGATCGTGACTGTCGTCGACGACGCCGACCGCGCGACCGTCGAGCTTTCGACCGGGAGCTCGCTCCAAACGGCACTGGGAGCCGTCCCGGCCGAGGACTTCAAGCTCGCCTGCGTCGGCGGGTGCTTTGGCGGCTTCACCCGGACGCTCGATACTCCCGCGAACGCCCAGTCGCTCGATTCTGCGAACCTCGGGACCAACGGGGCCGTCGAACTGTTCGACGGGACGCGGTGTACCGTCGCGCTCGCGGGCAAGCGCGCCCGGTTCGCCCGCGAGGCGAACTGCGGGCGCTGTGTCCCGTGTCGCGAGGGCTCGAAACAGCTCGTTGCCCTCCTCCGGGAGGTCTACGACGGCGAGTACGACAGCGGTTCGATTCGCGAGCTCACACGGGTGATGCGCCGGACGAGCACCTGCTACTTCGGCCGGGCGGCCTCCCGGCCCGTGACGACCGCGATGGACGCCTTCGAGACCGAGTTCACCGCCCACGCCAGCGGGCAATGTCTCGCCGGCGAGTGTACGGACGACCAGCGGACCAGACGCCCCGAATCCACCGTCGAATCATGA
- a CDS encoding heterodisulfide reductase-related iron-sulfur binding cluster yields the protein MHVAQTGGEITRETFWEIGPLGKGMFYFLSVVALLVFVYGVYERFARYTDGESDPRDRLNDLGSRIVSAARIVGSNEKQFNRDLYGGLMHAFVMWGFLVLLIGTTILFVDMDFYRPLTGESFWVGEFYLAYAIVLDAFGLLFVVGLGMAMYRRYVVRNERLWGRHTGLEDDAFVWTLFLLGVGGFLVQGVGMVGQEIRAGETVSFVGVFTATLLEAGGLTPEGAAAIYPVVWWHHSILALVFVAWVPYAKPFHMLSSFANVVTRDEQAGRVLPNIPADLDATNAESIDDFTWKELLDQDACTKCGRCSSVCPAKASGRPLDPRDVILDLKSYREEVDAGAEDTPIIADGGSSVIDAETMESCMACMACMDACPVEIEHLNSFTRMNRQLTDQGDVDSNIQGVFQDVMQKGNTFGEPQRKRATWAEELEFDLIDAREEEVEYLWYVGDYPSFDDRNKKVARSLAKLFEHADVSFGILFDDEKYDGNDVRRVGEEFLYLELAGHHVETFEECAFEKIVCTDPHSYNTMKNEYPEVDFAEFADDPMMPFEYDEQWNVEGEIEVLHWTQAIEDLVREGRLGLSGSELEYTVTYHDPCHLGRYNDEYEAPRDLVRATGCDLYEMPRNRSDSFCCGGGGGGLWMEFDEDPKPSEERLREALEDTDAGSGIEKFVVACPMCMTMYEDGRKTGGYEEDIEIVDVAELLIEAVEAKRTVAAD from the coding sequence ATGCACGTCGCCCAAACGGGTGGGGAGATCACCCGCGAGACGTTCTGGGAGATCGGCCCCCTCGGCAAGGGGATGTTCTACTTCCTCTCGGTCGTCGCCCTCCTCGTGTTCGTCTACGGCGTCTACGAGCGCTTTGCCCGCTACACCGACGGCGAGAGCGATCCCCGCGACCGCCTGAACGATCTCGGTTCCCGGATCGTAAGCGCCGCGCGGATCGTCGGCTCGAACGAGAAGCAGTTCAACCGCGACCTCTACGGCGGGCTGATGCACGCCTTCGTCATGTGGGGGTTTCTCGTGCTCCTGATCGGGACGACGATTCTCTTCGTCGACATGGACTTCTACCGGCCGCTTACAGGCGAGTCGTTCTGGGTCGGGGAGTTCTACCTGGCCTACGCGATCGTGCTCGACGCCTTCGGCCTGCTGTTCGTCGTCGGCCTCGGGATGGCAATGTACCGGCGGTACGTCGTGCGCAACGAACGGTTGTGGGGGAGACACACCGGGTTGGAGGACGACGCGTTCGTCTGGACGCTCTTTCTCCTCGGTGTGGGCGGCTTTCTGGTCCAAGGGGTCGGAATGGTCGGCCAGGAGATCCGCGCCGGCGAAACCGTGAGCTTCGTCGGCGTCTTCACCGCCACGCTACTCGAAGCGGGCGGGCTCACCCCCGAGGGGGCGGCGGCGATCTACCCCGTCGTCTGGTGGCACCACTCGATCCTCGCCTTGGTGTTCGTCGCGTGGGTCCCCTACGCGAAACCGTTTCACATGCTCTCGTCCTTCGCGAACGTCGTCACCCGCGACGAACAGGCCGGCAGAGTACTGCCCAACATCCCGGCGGATCTCGACGCGACCAACGCCGAGTCCATCGACGATTTCACCTGGAAGGAACTGCTCGATCAGGACGCCTGTACCAAGTGTGGCCGGTGTTCGTCGGTCTGTCCCGCGAAAGCCTCCGGGAGGCCGCTCGACCCACGGGACGTGATCCTCGACCTCAAGAGCTACCGCGAGGAGGTCGACGCCGGAGCTGAGGACACGCCCATCATCGCTGATGGGGGCAGTAGCGTCATCGACGCCGAGACGATGGAGTCGTGTATGGCCTGCATGGCCTGCATGGACGCCTGTCCCGTCGAGATCGAGCATCTGAACTCCTTTACCAGGATGAACCGCCAGCTCACCGATCAGGGCGACGTCGATTCGAACATTCAGGGGGTCTTCCAGGACGTGATGCAGAAGGGCAACACGTTCGGCGAGCCCCAGCGCAAACGGGCAACGTGGGCCGAGGAGTTGGAGTTCGACCTGATCGACGCCCGCGAGGAGGAGGTAGAGTACCTCTGGTACGTCGGGGACTACCCGAGCTTCGACGACCGCAACAAAAAGGTGGCGCGCTCCCTTGCGAAACTGTTCGAGCACGCCGACGTCTCCTTTGGCATCCTCTTCGACGACGAGAAATACGACGGCAACGACGTGCGCCGGGTCGGCGAGGAGTTCCTGTATCTCGAACTCGCCGGCCACCACGTCGAGACCTTCGAAGAGTGTGCGTTCGAGAAGATCGTCTGTACGGACCCTCACTCGTACAACACGATGAAAAACGAGTATCCCGAAGTCGACTTCGCGGAGTTCGCCGACGACCCGATGATGCCCTTCGAGTACGACGAGCAGTGGAACGTCGAGGGGGAGATCGAGGTGCTTCACTGGACCCAAGCAATCGAAGACCTCGTTCGCGAGGGACGACTCGGCCTCTCGGGGAGCGAACTCGAGTACACGGTCACGTACCACGACCCCTGTCACCTCGGGCGGTACAACGACGAGTACGAGGCGCCACGGGATCTGGTGCGCGCGACGGGCTGTGACCTCTACGAGATGCCGCGCAACCGGTCGGATTCCTTTTGTTGTGGCGGCGGCGGGGGCGGTCTCTGGATGGAGTTCGACGAGGACCCCAAGCCAAGCGAGGAACGCCTGCGAGAGGCGCTAGAGGACACCGACGCCGGCTCGGGGATCGAGAAGTTCGTCGTCGCCTGCCCGATGTGCATGACGATGTACGAGGACGGCCGGAAGACCGGCGGCTACGAGGAGGACATCGAGATTGTCGACGTGGCCGAACTGCTGATCGAAGCCGTCGAGGCAAAGCGGACGGTCGCAGCGGACTAA
- a CDS encoding TIGR00725 family protein — MRVSVIGGGTVGDEETAVARRVGELLGERGHTLVCGGRTGVMEAACRGATEAGGDTIGILPSTDPNEANDYVDVPIATGIGNARNVLVALNGEGAIAIGGSYGTLSEIAHALDFGRPVAGIASHDVAGVETVETPDAAVEYVETA; from the coding sequence ATGCGCGTCAGCGTCATCGGCGGCGGGACGGTCGGCGACGAGGAGACGGCGGTCGCTCGGAGGGTGGGCGAACTGCTCGGCGAGCGCGGCCACACGCTGGTCTGTGGCGGCCGGACGGGCGTGATGGAGGCGGCCTGTCGCGGCGCGACGGAGGCCGGAGGGGACACGATCGGTATCCTGCCGAGTACGGACCCGAACGAGGCCAACGACTACGTCGACGTCCCGATCGCCACCGGCATCGGGAACGCTCGCAACGTCCTCGTCGCGCTCAACGGCGAGGGCGCCATCGCCATCGGCGGTTCCTATGGGACCCTCTCGGAGATCGCTCATGCCCTCGACTTCGGCCGGCCCGTCGCCGGCATCGCGAGTCACGACGTGGCGGGTGTCGAGACCGTCGAGACCCCGGACGCGGCCGTCGAATACGTCGAGACGGCTTAG
- the hemB gene encoding porphobilinogen synthase, protein MDITKRPRRLRSDGVRPLISETALSPADLIAPVFVDATADERVPIESMPGHERVPVDGIVERVQEVRETGVEAVMLFGIPAEKDEQGTQAWVDDGVVQRALRRISEETDAYAIADLCFCEYTTHGHCGVVEEDAKEDPRQTVDNDATLELIERTALSQARAGADMIAPSGMMDGMVGTIRDALDREGFTEVPIMSYAVKYESAFYGPFRDAADGAPAFGDRRHYQMDPANRQEAVREARLDIEQGADVLMVKPALPYLDIVRDVRETTDLPVAAYNVSGEYAMLHAASEKGWLDLEEVARESLLSIKRAGADLILTYFAESIASECSAGRRT, encoded by the coding sequence ATGGACATCACGAAGCGCCCGCGCCGCCTTCGGAGCGACGGGGTCCGGCCACTGATCAGCGAGACCGCGCTCTCCCCGGCGGACCTGATCGCGCCGGTTTTCGTCGACGCCACCGCCGACGAGCGCGTCCCCATCGAGTCGATGCCCGGCCACGAGCGCGTGCCCGTCGATGGGATCGTCGAGCGGGTACAGGAGGTACGAGAGACAGGCGTCGAGGCCGTCATGCTCTTTGGCATCCCCGCGGAGAAAGACGAGCAGGGCACTCAAGCGTGGGTCGACGACGGCGTCGTCCAGCGCGCACTCCGGCGGATCTCCGAGGAGACCGACGCCTACGCGATCGCCGACCTCTGTTTCTGTGAATACACCACGCATGGGCACTGCGGAGTGGTGGAAGAGGATGCGAAGGAGGACCCGCGCCAGACGGTTGACAACGACGCGACTCTCGAGCTGATCGAGCGCACGGCACTCTCACAGGCGCGGGCGGGCGCAGACATGATCGCTCCGAGTGGCATGATGGACGGCATGGTCGGCACCATCCGGGACGCGCTAGATCGCGAGGGCTTTACCGAGGTCCCGATCATGAGCTACGCCGTCAAATACGAGTCGGCGTTCTACGGCCCCTTCCGGGACGCCGCCGACGGCGCACCCGCCTTCGGCGACCGGCGACACTACCAGATGGACCCCGCGAACAGGCAAGAGGCGGTTCGCGAAGCCCGCCTCGACATCGAGCAGGGTGCGGACGTCCTCATGGTCAAGCCCGCGTTGCCCTACCTCGACATCGTCCGGGACGTCCGCGAGACGACCGACCTGCCGGTCGCCGCCTACAACGTCTCCGGGGAGTACGCGATGTTGCACGCCGCAAGCGAGAAGGGCTGGCTCGATCTGGAGGAGGTCGCACGGGAGTCGTTGCTCTCGATCAAACGGGCGGGTGCGGACCTGATCCTGACGTATTTCGCCGAAAGCATCGCGAGCGAGTGTTCCGCGGGCCGCCGGACGTAG
- a CDS encoding ammonium transporter, translating to MQVDPSVLAEGVNMMWVLVVTFLIFFMHAGFAMLEAGQVRSKNVANQLTKNLLTWAVGVVMFFFVGAAISTIVGAITGGGSYTLADAFSSTIGGDSAAWVDWLFGAVFAMTAATIVSGAVAGRAKLRAYVGFTVLLAAVIYPVVTGLTWAGGFLDALGFHDFAGGMIVHAVGGIAGLTAAWILGPRMDRYNADGTVNVIPGHSMTFAVLGTLVLAFGWYGFNVGTAATVFTAEGGELALGAFEYVGRVALATTLGMALGALGASVVSLALTKKVDTLYVANGLLAGLVGVTGIADIVTWWGAVLVAFIAGAQLPLVFRFVERNLKIDDVCAVFPVHGSAGVIGALAIPFVAIPGEGPTVVAQVVGVAVIAAWTIGATALVWGAFKALGQARVTPDHERDGLDVSEHGVDTYPEFGGPDIATDGGPDVVRTDGGVADSGIKMITAIVRPDRLGAVKRELANVGAPSLTVTNVSGRGSQPAKKGQWRGEEYTVDLHQKVKVECVIADIPVDEVVEAIREGANTGEPGDGKIFVMPVEDALQVRTGNRGPEAV from the coding sequence ATGCAAGTAGACCCCTCGGTGCTCGCGGAGGGGGTCAACATGATGTGGGTGCTGGTGGTGACGTTCCTCATCTTCTTCATGCACGCCGGTTTCGCGATGCTCGAAGCGGGCCAGGTGCGCTCGAAGAACGTCGCGAACCAGCTCACGAAGAACCTGCTGACGTGGGCGGTCGGCGTCGTGATGTTCTTCTTCGTCGGCGCGGCGATCAGCACGATCGTCGGCGCGATCACCGGCGGGGGAAGCTACACGCTGGCCGACGCCTTCTCCTCGACGATCGGCGGCGATTCGGCCGCCTGGGTCGATTGGCTGTTCGGCGCGGTCTTCGCGATGACCGCAGCGACCATCGTCTCCGGGGCCGTCGCCGGCCGCGCGAAGCTCCGTGCGTACGTCGGCTTTACCGTCCTCCTCGCGGCCGTGATCTATCCCGTCGTGACCGGCCTGACGTGGGCCGGGGGCTTCCTCGATGCGCTGGGCTTTCACGACTTCGCGGGCGGCATGATCGTCCACGCGGTCGGTGGGATCGCCGGGCTGACTGCGGCCTGGATCCTCGGCCCGCGGATGGACCGCTACAACGCCGACGGTACCGTCAACGTCATCCCCGGCCACTCGATGACCTTCGCGGTACTCGGCACGCTCGTGTTGGCCTTCGGCTGGTACGGCTTCAACGTCGGCACCGCCGCGACCGTCTTCACCGCCGAGGGCGGCGAACTCGCGCTGGGTGCCTTCGAGTACGTCGGGCGGGTCGCCCTCGCGACGACGCTCGGGATGGCGCTGGGCGCGCTCGGCGCGAGCGTCGTCTCGCTGGCGCTCACCAAGAAGGTCGACACGCTCTACGTCGCCAACGGCCTGCTCGCAGGCCTGGTCGGCGTGACCGGCATCGCCGACATCGTCACCTGGTGGGGTGCGGTGCTGGTCGCGTTCATCGCCGGCGCACAGCTCCCCCTGGTGTTCCGTTTCGTCGAGCGCAACCTGAAGATCGACGACGTCTGTGCGGTCTTTCCTGTCCACGGGTCGGCCGGGGTCATCGGCGCGCTTGCGATCCCCTTCGTCGCGATCCCCGGTGAGGGCCCGACGGTGGTCGCACAGGTCGTGGGCGTCGCCGTGATCGCCGCCTGGACGATCGGCGCGACCGCGCTCGTCTGGGGCGCGTTCAAGGCCCTCGGCCAGGCCCGGGTCACCCCCGACCACGAGCGCGACGGCCTGGACGTCTCCGAACACGGCGTCGACACCTACCCCGAGTTCGGCGGTCCCGACATCGCCACCGACGGCGGTCCCGACGTCGTTCGCACGGACGGTGGCGTCGCGGACTCGGGGATCAAGATGATCACCGCGATCGTTCGTCCCGACCGGCTGGGTGCGGTCAAACGCGAACTCGCGAACGTCGGCGCGCCCTCCCTGACGGTCACGAACGTCTCGGGCCGCGGCTCACAGCCCGCCAAAAAGGGCCAGTGGCGCGGCGAGGAGTACACCGTCGACCTGCATCAGAAGGTGAAAGTCGAATGCGTCATCGCGGACATCCCCGTCGACGAGGTCGTCGAGGCGATCCGCGAGGGTGCCAACACCGGCGAGCCCGGCGACGGCAAGATCTTCGTCATGCCCGTCGAGGACGCCCTGCAGGTCCGCACTGGCAACCGCGGCCCCGAAGCAGTCTGA
- a CDS encoding substrate-binding domain-containing protein, whose product MAIQRRGFLALAGGTAAAGLAGCTGTFSGGEESEGGNESTSGGGSIADQELVLATTTSTYDTGLLDEVNAAFEENFGTPVQAISQGTGAALETARAGDCDIVMVHARSQEDEFMRNGYGINRRDLMYNDFVIVGPSDDPAGIGGSGDAVGAFQAIAESQSLFASRGDNSGTNTAELQIWEAAGVEPGGEWYLETGQGMGDTLNQASQQGGYTLSDRGTFISQQDEIELEILVQGPVEGGPEILANPYGVLAINPAVHDNVNYQLAMSYIGFLTSQEGQDVIENYELDGEQLFFPQALSEDPNFQQYVPEGWQPEGTDGGNATGE is encoded by the coding sequence ATGGCGATACAACGGCGGGGTTTTCTGGCGCTGGCGGGTGGCACGGCTGCGGCCGGCCTTGCCGGCTGTACCGGGACGTTCTCGGGTGGCGAGGAAAGCGAGGGAGGAAACGAGAGCACGAGCGGCGGCGGCTCGATCGCCGACCAGGAACTGGTGCTCGCGACGACGACGAGCACCTACGACACCGGCCTGCTCGACGAGGTCAACGCGGCCTTCGAGGAGAACTTCGGCACGCCGGTCCAGGCGATCTCGCAGGGAACCGGTGCGGCACTCGAAACCGCACGGGCCGGCGATTGTGACATCGTGATGGTCCACGCCCGGAGCCAGGAGGACGAGTTCATGCGAAACGGCTACGGGATCAACCGCCGGGACCTGATGTACAACGACTTCGTGATCGTCGGGCCGAGCGACGATCCCGCCGGGATCGGGGGCAGCGGGGACGCGGTCGGGGCCTTTCAGGCGATCGCCGAGAGTCAGTCGCTGTTCGCCTCCCGTGGGGACAACTCGGGGACCAACACGGCCGAGCTCCAGATCTGGGAGGCCGCGGGCGTCGAACCCGGCGGCGAGTGGTACCTCGAGACCGGTCAGGGGATGGGCGATACGCTCAATCAGGCCAGCCAGCAAGGTGGCTACACCCTCTCGGATCGCGGAACGTTCATCTCCCAACAGGATGAGATCGAACTGGAGATCCTCGTCCAGGGACCCGTCGAGGGCGGTCCCGAGATTCTCGCGAACCCCTACGGGGTACTGGCGATCAACCCCGCGGTCCACGATAACGTCAACTACCAGCTCGCGATGTCCTACATCGGCTTCCTGACGAGCCAGGAGGGCCAGGACGTCATCGAGAACTACGAACTCGACGGCGAGCAACTGTTCTTCCCGCAGGCGCTCTCGGAGGACCCGAACTTCCAGCAGTACGTCCCGGAGGGCTGGCAGCCCGAGGGTACCGACGGGGGCAACGCCACAGGGGAGTGA
- a CDS encoding ABC transporter permease: MALEALQPIVELPFESHYIRSIVRVSLTVSLTAVALSTLVSIPVALTVGFKEFPGKGLVTAVINTGMGFPSVVVGLVVLFAVSNEGPLGALDLVFTPQAMVISQFVLATPVITGVSLAAITGVDDAVRNAAYAMGGTRLDVALVVIKEARFGIATAVLAGFGRAISEVGSVLIVGGNIAYADGTAYTRNLTTAITLEARQGRYETAMFLGAILVALVLLVNAIVGRLGGGGRR; encoded by the coding sequence ATGGCCCTCGAGGCGCTCCAGCCGATCGTCGAGTTACCCTTCGAGAGCCACTACATCCGGAGCATCGTTCGCGTCTCGTTGACGGTGAGTCTCACCGCCGTTGCGCTCTCGACGCTCGTCAGCATTCCCGTCGCCCTTACGGTCGGCTTCAAGGAGTTCCCCGGGAAGGGGCTCGTGACCGCCGTGATCAACACCGGGATGGGGTTTCCGAGCGTCGTCGTCGGCCTCGTGGTGCTCTTTGCGGTGTCGAACGAGGGGCCACTCGGCGCGCTGGACCTCGTTTTCACCCCCCAGGCGATGGTTATCTCCCAGTTCGTACTCGCCACGCCGGTGATCACGGGGGTGAGTCTCGCGGCGATCACGGGCGTCGATGACGCCGTCCGGAACGCCGCCTACGCGATGGGCGGGACCCGACTCGACGTCGCGCTCGTCGTCATCAAGGAGGCGCGCTTCGGGATCGCGACCGCGGTGCTCGCGGGCTTTGGCCGGGCGATCAGCGAGGTCGGGTCGGTGCTGATCGTCGGCGGGAACATCGCCTACGCCGACGGCACCGCCTACACCCGCAACCTCACGACGGCGATCACGCTGGAGGCCCGCCAGGGACGCTACGAGACGGCGATGTTCCTCGGGGCGATCCTCGTCGCGCTCGTCTTGCTGGTCAACGCCATCGTCGGGCGTCTCGGCGGGGGTGGGCGACGATGA